AAGATCGAGGGCAGCAGGAAATCCCTCTACGATTTGTGTTTGCCGAGATGCAATGCGGCATCGAAGCCACACATCCGGTGCATACCATCCTGCTAAGCAACCGGCAACGGCCATAATTAGATTACTCCACCACGGATGAGCCGTCAGCAGCTGCAGCAGGAAAAATAAGGCGAGCGGACACCCTGTCGCACCTAGCACTTTCGTGCCATAGAACAGGAGCGGCGCATTCCGGCTCCGCAAGCCGGCCGTGAGGAAGCGCACATGCGCCGACTCACCTTCAGTGCGAGTCGGCGCCGCTCGTCGCCCCCAGGTTGTCAGTAGCCGAATACCCAGCTGTCTCCATCGGTCTATGCCAGCCGCGGAGCCCTTTCCGGTGGTCCCCACGATTCGTCGCCGCCAACGACTGGTCCGCAACTTCTCCGCGGCTAATAGGGTTCCCCCGCCTACTATGAGAAGACTCGCGAACAACACACCGCCGGCCAGCGCCCACCACGGACCCATTGGCATACTCCTTAAATGCGAACAGTCACCATACGTTTGGTGATCGCAGCTCCGCAGATCATCAGCATCCCTGCCACGGTGACCATCGTTTGACCGAGCGGATCCTGAAACAGAATCGTAATATATTCTGCATTGATCACGTAGAGGATACCGGCGAGAGCGAGCGGCAAGGCGAAGAGCACCATCGCTGAGAGCCGCCCCTCTGCGGACACCGCCCGCACCCTGGAGGCCAACTCGAAACGCTTTCGCGCCATCTGACTGATCGACGTAATGACTTCCGCCAAATTGCCACCCGATTCGCGTTGAATCATTACAGAGGTCACAAAAAATCTGAGGGCCGCCGAATCGAATCGATCTGTCAAATGGCTCAGTGCATCGCCCAGCGGGACTCCGAATGTCGCCTCTTCCACAACCCGCCCAAACTCGAGACCCACCGGTGCGGGGAATTCATCCGACACCATTTTCATTCCGGCCAGAAGGGAATGGCCGGCCCGCAACGACCGTCCCATCATATCCAGCGCCTCGGGTAGCTGGCGTTGAAAGTCGCGCAGCCTTCGAGTGGCGCGCGTGGCCAGCACACCGCGAACGCTACCCCACAGAAGAGCCACGACGATACCTCCCCTCACCGGATCGAGCCCACCCACCGCCACCAACAGAAAAATGAAGCTGGTCGGCCCGATTACGCTGAGCAGAAGCCAATCCAGAGACAGGGATACCCCAGCCTGCTGACGCCACCGCTCCCACCGATCGATCCCGGGCCACCAAGACAGAGTTCTGTCGACCCATGGGATGGGGCTGCAGCGGCGCATCCGCGTGATGTTGGGCGCTCCTCCCATGCCAGAGCCTGTGCGCGGGAACTCTCGCTGCGTAGACAACGCGGGGTCCGTTCCGGACGGCAGCCACAGATACAGTCCTGCCGCTGCGGCAAGGCCGAACGACAAGGCGATACCCACGATCAGCGTCGCGATAATCATGCGGGTGTCCTCTCACACCTCTCGAATACGATTCGGATCGAACAGGTCCGGCGGCACAGCAATCCCGAGAGCGTCCAACCGCGTCATAAAGTGCGGACGCACGCCGGCGGCGAGAAACCGTCCCCTCACGCGCCTGGATTCGTCTAACCCGGTCTGCTCGAAGCGAAAAATCTCCTGCAGCACAACAACGTCTTGTTCCATACCCACGACCTCCTGCACACTCATAAGCTTTCGGGTTCCGTCCGAGAGCCGGCTCAGATGCACAATGACGTCCAGGGCGGAGGCGACGTAGTGCCGCAGCATGTGAACGGGCAGATTGAGGCCGGCCATCGCCACCATAGTTTCGATGCGCGTGACCGCGTCTCGGGCGCTATTGGCGTGAATCGTGGCCAGCGATCCGTCATGACCGGTATTCATGGCTTGCAGCATATCCAAGGCTTCCGGCCCGCGGACTTCTCCCAGGACAATGCGGTCGGGCCGCATCCGCAAACTGTTGCGGACCAGATCCCGCTGCGTGATCTCCCCCTTTCCTTCCACATTGGAGGGTCTGGTTTCCAACCGTACCACGTGATCCTGACGCAGCTGTAGTTCGGCGGCGTCTTCGATCGTGACGATCCGTTCCTCCGCCGGAATAAATCCTGACAGAAGATTCAGCATCGTGGTTTTCCCGCAACCGGTGCCGCCGGCGATGAGAATATTCAACCGCCCGCAGACCATTGCCTTGAGCATTTCGCCGATCTCTGGGGTCAACGCTCCCCCTGCCACCAAGTGCTCCAGCTGCAATCGTTCTCGACAGAACTTCCGGATGGATACAATCGGACCATCGAGCGCAAGCGGAGGAATAATGGCATTTACACGAGATCCGTCCTCCAATCTGGCATCCACCATCGGCGAGGATTCATCGATACGTCGCCCGACGCGGGCGACGATTTTATCGATGACGTCCCGGAGATGGCGATTGTCTCGAAAACGGCTAGGGCTCAGCGACAGCTTTCCGGCCCGCTCCACGTAGATGCGCGTCGCGGTGTTCACGAGAATGTCGCTCACCTCTTCGTCCTGCAGCAACGGCTCCAGAGGACCCAGGCCGAGAATTTCGTTCATCACGTCGTTGATCACCTCTTCCCGGTCGGTGTCGCTGAACGCGGCGCCGTCTTCTTCCAAGATCTGCATGACCAGCATCGCCAGTTGTGCTCGAAGCATGATGGGGTCGAGGAGACTCATCGCCGAAAAATCCAAGCGCGCCAACAATCGTTCTTGGATGCGTTGTTTGAGCGCATTCCGACCCGTG
This DNA window, taken from Fimbriimonadaceae bacterium, encodes the following:
- a CDS encoding type II secretion system F family protein — protein: MIIATLIVGIALSFGLAAAAGLYLWLPSGTDPALSTQREFPRTGSGMGGAPNITRMRRCSPIPWVDRTLSWWPGIDRWERWRQQAGVSLSLDWLLLSVIGPTSFIFLLVAVGGLDPVRGGIVVALLWGSVRGVLATRATRRLRDFQRQLPEALDMMGRSLRAGHSLLAGMKMVSDEFPAPVGLEFGRVVEEATFGVPLGDALSHLTDRFDSAALRFFVTSVMIQRESGGNLAEVITSISQMARKRFELASRVRAVSAEGRLSAMVLFALPLALAGILYVINAEYITILFQDPLGQTMVTVAGMLMICGAAITKRMVTVRI
- a CDS encoding CpaF family protein — protein: MELTDSMSDSAFTGRNALKQRIQERLLARLDFSAMSLLDPIMLRAQLAMLVMQILEEDGAAFSDTDREEVINDVMNEILGLGPLEPLLQDEEVSDILVNTATRIYVERAGKLSLSPSRFRDNRHLRDVIDKIVARVGRRIDESSPMVDARLEDGSRVNAIIPPLALDGPIVSIRKFCRERLQLEHLVAGGALTPEIGEMLKAMVCGRLNILIAGGTGCGKTTMLNLLSGFIPAEERIVTIEDAAELQLRQDHVVRLETRPSNVEGKGEITQRDLVRNSLRMRPDRIVLGEVRGPEALDMLQAMNTGHDGSLATIHANSARDAVTRIETMVAMAGLNLPVHMLRHYVASALDVIVHLSRLSDGTRKLMSVQEVVGMEQDVVVLQEIFRFEQTGLDESRRVRGRFLAAGVRPHFMTRLDALGIAVPPDLFDPNRIREV